In Halobacterium sp. R2-5, the following are encoded in one genomic region:
- a CDS encoding IclR family transcriptional regulator yields MGQENTGPKSRVKTAERTFELVEFLKDADGATLAEATEAVNLPKSSVHNYLKTLEHRGYVVETDGVYEVGLRFLDLGAFARTKVPLYPVAEPELETVAEETGELANLLVEQDGRGTFVYRKKGESAVKIDSYNGQQILLHTTAIGKAILANLPEDRVEAILDRHGLPAKTDRTITDREALYEELEEIRAEGFAYDHEERIRGLNCVATPVFHGDEVAGAISVTGPTSRMSEDRIEGELKQQLRNAKNVVELNLSHS; encoded by the coding sequence ATGGGACAGGAGAACACGGGACCGAAATCCCGCGTGAAGACGGCCGAACGGACGTTCGAGCTCGTGGAGTTCCTGAAGGACGCCGACGGCGCGACGCTGGCGGAGGCCACCGAGGCCGTCAACCTCCCGAAGAGCAGCGTCCACAACTACCTGAAGACCCTCGAACACCGCGGCTACGTCGTGGAGACCGACGGCGTCTACGAGGTCGGGCTGCGCTTCCTCGACCTGGGCGCGTTCGCGCGCACCAAGGTCCCGCTGTACCCGGTCGCCGAGCCCGAACTCGAGACGGTCGCCGAGGAGACCGGGGAGCTCGCGAACCTCCTCGTCGAGCAGGACGGCCGCGGCACGTTCGTCTACCGGAAGAAGGGCGAGAGCGCCGTGAAGATCGACTCCTACAACGGCCAGCAGATTCTCCTGCACACGACCGCCATCGGGAAGGCGATCCTCGCGAACCTCCCGGAGGACCGCGTGGAAGCGATCCTCGACCGCCACGGCCTCCCCGCGAAGACCGACCGCACGATCACGGACCGCGAGGCGCTCTACGAGGAGCTCGAGGAGATTCGCGCGGAGGGGTTCGCCTACGACCACGAGGAGCGCATCCGCGGGCTGAACTGCGTCGCGACGCCGGTGTTCCACGGCGACGAGGTGGCGGGCGCCATCAGCGTCACGGGACCGACGAGCCGGATGTCCGAGGACCGCATCGAGGGCGAGCTCAAACAGCAGCTCCGGAACGCCAAGAACGTCGTCGAGCTCAACCTCTCGCACTCGTAG
- a CDS encoding thiamine pyrophosphate-dependent enzyme, whose product MTENEPTDHPANAAVSAGDPRFLTQDDLAVDTHQIVGPDGSYDADDVPDLDAEQFRDLYRWMVTDRVFSRRMVSIQRRGELGTFGSTRGQEASIIGSAYTLRPEDWLYVGRAWTPMFMRGASMEDMILFWRGIEEGQQAFAEQNSQVAISIGSHLPLVTGLAWGMDIRGDDAIATAYLGDGATSTGAAHEAINFAGALGVPALFFCQNNQYAISLSADEQTAANTLAQKALAYGMDAIRVDGQDVLAVYDAVSEARERVREGEPVFVESVTYRLDAHTTSDDPTRYRSDDEVDAWEENDPLERYREFLKAEGLWEDIDHDAIVADIEAEFDAALEAANEFAEREIVEIFAHVYEEMPPELQRQYEEFVDLLDRRPELYDYIEQRPKG is encoded by the coding sequence ATGACCGAGAACGAACCAACCGACCACCCAGCCAACGCTGCCGTCAGCGCTGGCGACCCCCGGTTCCTCACGCAGGACGACCTCGCGGTCGACACCCACCAGATCGTGGGGCCGGACGGGTCGTACGACGCCGACGACGTCCCCGACCTCGACGCCGAGCAGTTCCGTGACCTCTACCGCTGGATGGTCACCGACCGCGTGTTCAGCCGACGCATGGTGAGCATCCAGCGTCGCGGCGAACTCGGGACCTTCGGGTCCACCCGCGGCCAGGAGGCCAGCATCATCGGGAGCGCGTACACGCTCCGGCCCGAGGACTGGCTGTACGTCGGGCGCGCGTGGACGCCGATGTTCATGCGCGGCGCCTCGATGGAGGACATGATCCTGTTCTGGCGCGGCATCGAGGAGGGCCAGCAGGCGTTCGCCGAGCAGAACTCCCAGGTCGCCATCTCTATCGGCTCGCACCTTCCGCTGGTTACAGGTCTCGCGTGGGGGATGGACATCCGCGGCGACGACGCCATCGCCACCGCCTATCTCGGCGACGGCGCGACCTCCACGGGCGCCGCCCACGAGGCCATCAACTTCGCGGGCGCGCTCGGCGTGCCGGCGCTGTTCTTCTGTCAGAACAACCAGTACGCCATCTCCCTGTCCGCGGACGAACAGACCGCCGCGAACACGCTCGCGCAGAAGGCCCTCGCCTACGGCATGGACGCCATCCGCGTCGACGGCCAGGACGTCCTCGCCGTCTACGACGCCGTCTCGGAGGCCCGCGAGCGCGTCCGCGAGGGCGAGCCCGTCTTCGTGGAGTCCGTCACGTACCGGCTGGACGCCCACACCACGAGCGACGACCCGACGCGCTACCGGAGCGACGACGAGGTCGACGCGTGGGAGGAGAACGACCCGCTGGAGCGCTACCGCGAGTTCCTGAAAGCCGAGGGGCTCTGGGAGGACATCGACCACGACGCCATCGTGGCGGACATCGAGGCGGAGTTCGACGCCGCGCTGGAGGCCGCCAACGAGTTCGCGGAGCGCGAGATCGTGGAGATCTTCGCGCACGTCTACGAGGAGATGCCGCCGGAGCTCCAGCGCCAGTACGAGGAGTTCGTGGACCTCCTCGACCGCCGCCCGGAGCTGTACGACTACATCGAGCAGCGACCCAAGGGGTGA
- a CDS encoding amidohydrolase family protein — protein sequence MIDPSEHRVVDCDWHYADTFTQVAPYMPEPWKTKFQKSGWGGTGVKQNLAAFFPASTGNRFNYGKIEREFSEYPDGGDEKADVVEGMDHLDIDETLQISHLILAMGGVSADDRRVEAFVKGYIEYMLEEVLDPDEGIYGLAPMPYQDIDASLDVLDRIEDEEAFKGVVMVTAGASPPLGNRKYDPIYERCEEEGYPVVYHTGGSGLDDYVRAGYQDMIETHTLGFLESNMSQIVSVACQGVAEKFPDLEIVFMESGVTYIPGLVSRINEEYLKRSEEAPLLEKKPGDYITDFYFGTQPLEISARNDLLELCFDMVGTENMLYASDYPHWDFDSPSVITDLPMLSDEDRKNILGQNAVEVFDL from the coding sequence ATGATCGACCCCAGCGAGCACCGCGTCGTCGACTGCGACTGGCACTACGCGGACACCTTCACGCAGGTCGCGCCGTACATGCCCGAGCCCTGGAAGACGAAGTTCCAGAAGAGCGGCTGGGGCGGCACCGGCGTCAAGCAGAACCTCGCGGCGTTCTTCCCGGCGTCTACGGGGAACCGCTTCAACTACGGGAAGATCGAGCGGGAGTTCTCCGAGTACCCCGACGGCGGCGACGAGAAGGCGGACGTCGTCGAGGGGATGGACCACCTCGACATCGACGAGACGCTCCAAATCTCGCACCTGATTCTGGCGATGGGCGGCGTCAGCGCCGACGACCGCCGCGTCGAGGCGTTCGTGAAGGGGTACATCGAGTACATGCTCGAAGAAGTCCTCGACCCGGACGAGGGCATCTACGGGCTGGCGCCGATGCCGTACCAAGACATCGACGCGTCGCTGGACGTTCTCGACCGGATCGAGGACGAAGAGGCGTTCAAGGGCGTCGTGATGGTGACCGCCGGCGCGAGTCCGCCGCTGGGCAACCGCAAGTACGACCCCATCTACGAGCGCTGCGAGGAGGAGGGCTACCCGGTCGTCTACCACACCGGCGGCTCCGGGCTGGACGACTACGTCCGCGCGGGCTACCAGGACATGATCGAGACGCACACGCTGGGCTTCCTCGAATCGAACATGTCCCAGATCGTGAGCGTGGCGTGCCAGGGCGTCGCGGAGAAGTTCCCGGACCTCGAAATCGTGTTCATGGAGTCCGGCGTGACGTACATCCCGGGGCTGGTCAGCCGCATCAACGAGGAGTACCTCAAGCGCTCCGAGGAGGCGCCGCTGCTGGAGAAGAAGCCCGGCGACTACATCACGGACTTCTACTTCGGCACACAGCCCCTGGAGATCTCCGCGCGGAACGACCTCCTCGAACTCTGCTTCGACATGGTCGGCACGGAGAACATGCTGTACGCCTCCGACTACCCGCACTGGGACTTCGACAGCCCGAGCGTCATCACGGACCTCCCGATGCTCAGCGACGAGGACAGGAAGAACATTCTCGGGCAGAACGCCGTGGAGGTGTTCGACCTGTGA
- a CDS encoding ABC transporter substrate-binding protein, translating to MARTSTNRRTFLKSGTAAAAAVGLTGVTGCLGGGGGGGASDLSLAFTVPVENLGSLFDIEAIRDEMPNAGDGYELSVTRNESTPDSLNAMAAGEVDLALLTTVSYGSAVREEAVPGNISMIATDFWDAHPEWYGFTLFSGPDTGITEAADLEGANIAMNSQGTGVHAVVQKALTDAGLDPDNDAEIVEIPFPSITSAINDGRVDVGIYPALFAGGARAEGFNEVITSQDLWDEAYPFAYTVASNDSLDNKSDAIELFGEDLAQLVEYSYDNRSEVVSMAAEHFELPEEVVDGFFLTNDDYYRQNINIDMDRLQATMDELVEMGFLEESFDVTEYATNEYVPSSN from the coding sequence ATGGCACGCACGAGCACTAACAGGCGCACGTTTCTGAAGAGTGGCACCGCCGCAGCCGCGGCGGTCGGACTCACGGGAGTGACAGGCTGTCTCGGTGGCGGCGGTGGCGGCGGCGCGTCGGACCTCTCGCTGGCGTTCACCGTCCCGGTCGAGAACCTCGGGTCGCTGTTCGACATCGAGGCGATCCGCGACGAGATGCCAAACGCCGGCGACGGCTACGAACTCAGCGTCACGCGCAACGAGAGCACGCCGGACTCGCTGAACGCGATGGCGGCCGGCGAGGTCGACCTCGCGCTGCTCACCACAGTGAGCTACGGGTCCGCGGTCCGCGAGGAGGCGGTCCCCGGGAACATCTCGATGATCGCGACGGACTTCTGGGACGCCCACCCCGAGTGGTACGGCTTCACGCTGTTCTCCGGGCCGGACACGGGCATCACCGAGGCAGCAGACCTGGAAGGCGCGAACATCGCGATGAACTCCCAGGGGACGGGCGTTCACGCGGTCGTCCAGAAGGCGCTCACCGACGCCGGCCTCGACCCCGACAACGACGCCGAGATCGTCGAGATCCCGTTCCCGTCGATCACGTCGGCCATCAACGACGGCCGCGTCGACGTCGGCATCTACCCGGCGCTGTTCGCGGGCGGCGCGCGCGCCGAGGGGTTCAACGAAGTCATCACCAGTCAGGACCTCTGGGACGAGGCGTACCCGTTCGCGTACACGGTCGCGTCCAACGACTCTCTCGACAACAAGTCCGACGCCATCGAGCTGTTCGGCGAGGACCTCGCGCAGCTCGTCGAGTACAGCTACGACAACCGCTCGGAGGTCGTCTCGATGGCCGCCGAGCACTTCGAGCTCCCGGAGGAGGTCGTCGACGGGTTCTTCCTGACGAACGACGACTACTACCGCCAGAACATCAACATCGACATGGACCGCCTCCAGGCCACGATGGACGAGCTCGTCGAGATGGGCTTCCTCGAAGAGAGCTTCGACGTCACCGAGTACGCCACCAACGAGTACGTCCCGTCCAGCAACTAA
- a CDS encoding Rieske 2Fe-2S domain-containing protein, which yields MSAEERVEVGPAADFDDGDAEIVQVGRAEVGVVKADGDFFAMRNECPHDGGPVCKGKVEPRLVGEWGGSGERVDQHYSDDQCIISCPWHGWSFDIETGEHIGDDRYVVPTYEVVVEDGVVYVNNE from the coding sequence GTGAGCGCCGAGGAGCGCGTCGAGGTCGGTCCCGCCGCCGACTTCGACGACGGCGACGCGGAGATCGTGCAGGTCGGGCGCGCGGAGGTCGGCGTCGTCAAGGCCGACGGCGACTTCTTCGCGATGCGCAACGAGTGCCCCCACGACGGCGGCCCGGTCTGCAAGGGGAAAGTCGAGCCGCGGCTCGTCGGCGAGTGGGGCGGCTCCGGCGAGCGCGTCGACCAGCACTACAGCGACGACCAGTGCATCATCTCGTGCCCGTGGCACGGCTGGTCGTTCGACATCGAGACGGGCGAGCACATCGGGGACGACCGGTACGTCGTCCCGACGTACGAGGTCGTCGTCGAGGACGGCGTCGTCTACGTGAACAACGAGTAG
- a CDS encoding alpha-ketoacid dehydrogenase subunit beta: protein MQATIVEAVNDALHTEMAADDDVVVFGEDVAESGGVFRATDELLAEFGGDRVVDTPLSEIAIVGAATGLAMYGLRPVAEIQFSGFLPPAFDQLVTNASRIRWRTRGELTAPMVVRMPYGAGVRALEHHSESMEGAYAHIPGLKVVAPSTPHDTKGLLLASIRDPDPVLFMEPKRIYRSFREEVPEEDYEVPLGEAAVRREGEDVTVISWGSMMPATLEAVDELDADAEVVDLRTISPLDTETVVESVKKTGRAVVVHEGPRSNGVGGDVVARINDEALMYLEAPVERVTGFDTPVPLLSMEDYYFPHPPRILDAIERALSA from the coding sequence ATGCAGGCAACCATCGTAGAAGCAGTCAACGACGCATTGCACACGGAGATGGCGGCCGACGACGACGTGGTCGTCTTCGGCGAGGACGTCGCCGAGAGCGGCGGGGTGTTCCGCGCGACCGACGAGCTCTTAGCGGAGTTCGGCGGCGACCGCGTGGTCGACACGCCGCTGTCGGAGATCGCCATCGTCGGCGCCGCGACGGGGCTGGCGATGTACGGTCTGCGGCCGGTCGCCGAGATCCAGTTCTCGGGGTTCCTGCCGCCGGCGTTCGACCAGCTCGTGACGAACGCGAGCCGGATCAGGTGGCGCACCCGCGGCGAGCTCACGGCGCCGATGGTCGTGCGGATGCCGTACGGCGCCGGCGTGCGCGCGCTCGAACACCACTCCGAGAGCATGGAGGGCGCGTACGCCCACATCCCCGGCCTGAAGGTGGTCGCGCCGAGCACGCCTCACGACACGAAGGGGCTGTTGCTCGCGTCGATCCGGGACCCCGACCCCGTGCTGTTCATGGAACCCAAGCGCATCTACCGGTCGTTCCGCGAGGAGGTCCCCGAGGAGGACTACGAGGTCCCGCTCGGCGAGGCCGCCGTCCGGCGCGAGGGCGAGGACGTCACGGTGATTAGCTGGGGGTCGATGATGCCCGCGACGCTGGAAGCGGTCGACGAACTCGACGCCGACGCGGAGGTCGTCGACCTGCGTACGATCTCGCCGCTGGACACCGAAACGGTCGTGGAGTCCGTCAAAAAGACGGGGCGCGCAGTGGTCGTCCACGAGGGCCCGCGGAGCAACGGCGTGGGCGGGGACGTCGTCGCGCGCATCAACGACGAGGCGCTGATGTACCTCGAAGCCCCCGTCGAGCGCGTCACGGGCTTCGACACGCCCGTACCGCTGCTGTCGATGGAGGACTACTACTTCCCGCACCCGCCGCGCATCCTCGACGCCATCGAGCGCGCGCTCTCCGCCTGA
- a CDS encoding ABC transporter permease, giving the protein MSNATVRSFENVPGPLQRAGRFVFDWIPLVILTLLWEYASGTVVPAEVLPSPTIVAGEIQTLIVEGTMYSHLFVSLYRIGVGLALSIGIGVLLGIGMARLDPVENFFEVLLALTYPIPKTALVPLAILWLGVGTQTAILIVFLACLLPIVMNAYNAAENVDQNLVWAAKMMGTEGRRLFVKVVIPATVPEIMTGIRQAVPIAFIALVSAELIASDQGIGYLILTAGQIGNYATMFANIVVISAVAYFAVRGFELLRERVLVWT; this is encoded by the coding sequence GTGAGCAACGCCACGGTCCGCTCGTTCGAGAACGTCCCGGGGCCGCTCCAGCGCGCCGGCAGGTTCGTCTTCGACTGGATTCCGCTCGTCATCCTCACGCTCCTCTGGGAGTACGCCAGCGGCACCGTCGTCCCCGCGGAAGTGCTGCCGTCGCCGACTATCGTCGCCGGCGAGATTCAGACGCTCATCGTGGAAGGGACGATGTACTCGCACCTGTTCGTCTCGCTGTACCGAATCGGCGTCGGTCTCGCACTCTCCATCGGCATCGGCGTGCTGCTCGGCATCGGGATGGCGCGGCTCGACCCCGTCGAGAACTTCTTCGAGGTCCTGCTCGCGCTCACCTACCCGATTCCGAAGACCGCGCTGGTGCCGCTCGCGATTCTCTGGCTCGGCGTCGGCACCCAGACCGCGATTCTCATCGTGTTCCTCGCGTGCCTGCTGCCCATCGTGATGAACGCGTACAACGCCGCCGAGAACGTCGACCAGAACCTCGTGTGGGCGGCGAAGATGATGGGGACGGAGGGCCGCCGGCTGTTCGTCAAGGTCGTCATTCCCGCCACTGTCCCCGAGATCATGACCGGCATTCGGCAGGCGGTCCCCATCGCGTTCATCGCGCTGGTGAGCGCGGAGCTCATCGCCTCCGACCAGGGCATCGGCTACCTCATCCTGACCGCCGGACAGATCGGTAACTACGCGACGATGTTCGCGAACATCGTCGTCATCTCCGCGGTGGCGTACTTCGCCGTCCGCGGGTTCGAACTGCTCCGTGAACGGGTGTTAGTATGGACGTGA
- a CDS encoding ABC transporter permease, protein MDVTSPREFDASVVVDVLKSVYSLVILLVLWEVVTQLGMIHYYFLPPLSDVLARFYELTANGEMLENAYLTLKRAFVGLALAIVFGVTVGVLSARNRFADWFFDPIIKIGYPVPIIALIPVFMLWFGIGDMSKIIMVAVGTFWPIAVNARESTKQVEKNLVWAARMMGTSDTRLLWRVVLPAAAPGIVTGIQIALPLSLIITFVFEMIAGGGGLGALEIEGVRSFQSTQTYAAIIAIMLVGLFLDRLLRAARGRLLRWT, encoded by the coding sequence ATGGACGTGACCAGCCCCCGCGAGTTCGACGCGTCGGTCGTCGTCGACGTCCTCAAATCGGTGTACTCGCTGGTCATCCTCCTCGTGCTCTGGGAGGTCGTCACCCAGCTGGGGATGATCCACTACTACTTCCTGCCGCCGCTGTCGGACGTGCTCGCGCGGTTCTACGAGCTCACGGCGAACGGCGAGATGCTGGAGAACGCGTACCTCACGCTGAAGCGCGCGTTCGTCGGGCTCGCGCTCGCCATCGTCTTCGGCGTCACCGTGGGCGTGCTGAGCGCGCGGAACCGCTTCGCGGACTGGTTCTTCGACCCGATCATCAAGATCGGCTACCCGGTGCCGATCATCGCGCTCATCCCGGTGTTCATGCTGTGGTTCGGCATCGGCGACATGTCGAAGATCATCATGGTCGCGGTGGGGACGTTCTGGCCCATCGCGGTGAACGCCCGGGAGTCGACCAAGCAGGTCGAGAAGAACCTCGTGTGGGCGGCGCGCATGATGGGGACCAGTGACACGCGGCTGCTGTGGCGGGTCGTCCTGCCCGCTGCGGCGCCCGGCATCGTCACCGGCATCCAGATCGCGCTGCCGCTGTCGCTGATCATCACGTTCGTCTTCGAGATGATCGCGGGCGGCGGCGGCCTCGGCGCGCTCGAGATCGAGGGCGTGCGGTCGTTCCAGTCGACGCAGACGTACGCCGCCATCATCGCCATCATGCTCGTCGGCCTGTTCCTCGACAGGTTGCTGCGGGCAGCGCGCGGCCGGCTGCTGCGCTGGACGTAG
- the lpdA gene encoding dihydrolipoyl dehydrogenase, whose amino-acid sequence MVMGDIATGTDVLVVGGGPGGYVAAIRAAQHGLDATLVERDAYGGTCLNYGCIPSKAFITATDLAHEADNAEAMGVRAETEVDMAAMADWKDDVVDQLTSGVEKLCKANGVNLVEGTAAFEDEHTARIAHGGSGQGMETIEFEHAIVATGSRPIEVPGFEYADDAVWSSKDALATDEVPEELVVVGAGYIGMELSTTFAKAGADVTVVEMLDDVLPAYPADLTDVVKSRAEDLGIDFQFGEGAAGWEGEDGDLTVTTETEAGEESTYDAAKVLVAVGREPVTDTLELDAIGLEPNEQGFLETDDRARTDVENVFAVGDVAGEPMLAHKASHEGIVAAEVAAGEPTALDYQAVPKVVFTDPEIATAGLTEAEAAEAGFDPVVGEMPFRANGRSLTTGNDDGFVRIIAGGDAGFVLGAQIVGPEASELVAEVTLAIEMGATLADVASTIHAHPTLSEAVMEAAEHAQGQAIHTLNR is encoded by the coding sequence ATGGTAATGGGCGACATAGCGACTGGCACAGACGTCCTCGTCGTCGGCGGCGGGCCGGGCGGCTACGTCGCGGCGATCCGCGCCGCGCAGCACGGCCTCGACGCGACGCTCGTGGAGCGCGACGCGTACGGCGGGACGTGCCTGAACTACGGCTGCATCCCCTCGAAGGCGTTCATCACGGCGACGGACCTCGCGCACGAGGCGGACAACGCCGAGGCGATGGGCGTCCGCGCGGAGACGGAAGTCGACATGGCCGCCATGGCCGACTGGAAGGACGACGTCGTCGACCAGCTCACGAGCGGCGTCGAGAAGCTCTGCAAGGCCAACGGCGTCAACCTCGTGGAGGGCACCGCGGCGTTCGAGGACGAGCACACCGCGCGCATCGCCCACGGCGGCAGCGGACAGGGGATGGAGACCATCGAGTTCGAGCACGCCATCGTCGCGACCGGCTCCCGGCCGATCGAGGTTCCGGGCTTCGAGTACGCCGACGACGCCGTCTGGTCGTCGAAGGACGCGCTCGCGACCGACGAAGTCCCCGAGGAACTGGTCGTCGTGGGTGCGGGCTACATCGGGATGGAGCTCTCGACGACGTTCGCGAAAGCCGGGGCCGACGTCACGGTCGTGGAGATGCTCGACGACGTGCTCCCGGCCTACCCCGCGGACCTCACGGACGTCGTGAAGTCCCGCGCCGAGGACCTCGGCATCGACTTCCAGTTCGGCGAGGGCGCCGCCGGCTGGGAGGGCGAGGACGGCGACCTCACCGTCACCACCGAAACTGAAGCCGGTGAGGAGTCGACGTACGACGCGGCGAAGGTGCTCGTGGCGGTCGGCCGCGAGCCCGTCACGGACACCCTCGAACTGGACGCCATCGGACTCGAACCGAACGAGCAGGGCTTCCTCGAGACGGACGACCGGGCGCGGACGGACGTCGAGAACGTCTTCGCCGTCGGCGACGTGGCGGGCGAGCCGATGCTCGCGCACAAGGCCAGCCACGAGGGGATCGTCGCGGCGGAGGTCGCGGCGGGCGAACCCACGGCGCTGGACTACCAGGCCGTCCCGAAAGTGGTGTTCACGGACCCCGAAATCGCGACCGCCGGGCTGACCGAAGCGGAGGCCGCAGAGGCCGGTTTCGACCCAGTCGTCGGCGAGATGCCGTTCCGCGCGAACGGCCGGTCGCTGACGACGGGCAACGACGACGGCTTCGTGCGGATTATCGCCGGCGGCGACGCCGGGTTCGTGCTCGGCGCGCAGATCGTCGGCCCGGAAGCCAGCGAACTCGTCGCGGAGGTCACGCTCGCGATCGAAATGGGCGCGACGCTGGCGGACGTCGCCTCGACGATTCACGCCCACCCGACGCTCTCGGAGGCCGTGATGGAGGCCGCCGAGCACGCCCAGGGGCAGGCGATTCACACGCTCAATCGGTAG
- a CDS encoding ABC transporter ATP-binding protein: protein MDGNVTISNLEKVYDDGGERTTAVEDLSFDIDGGEFVSVVGPSGCGKSTLLYLVAGFLDETSGTIEVDGTPIDGPGTDRGVVFQDYALFPWRTVMENVTYGLEEQDMGKEERRSTAQKYIDMMDLTGFEDNYPKELSGGMKQRVGLARTLAYDPKILLMDEPFGALDQPLREDLQDQLIDIWGDLNKTVIFVTHDVEEAVYLSDTVMVMTRHPGTKKTVTEVDLDHSKTRADIITSDEFNETKNQVWKSLREETQPEVQP, encoded by the coding sequence ATGGACGGCAACGTAACGATATCCAACCTCGAGAAGGTGTACGACGACGGCGGCGAGCGTACGACCGCCGTCGAGGACCTCTCCTTCGACATCGACGGCGGCGAGTTCGTCAGCGTCGTCGGGCCCTCCGGCTGCGGGAAGAGCACCCTCCTGTACCTCGTCGCCGGCTTCCTCGACGAGACCTCGGGCACCATCGAGGTCGACGGCACGCCCATCGACGGCCCCGGCACCGACCGCGGCGTCGTCTTCCAGGACTACGCGCTGTTCCCGTGGCGGACCGTCATGGAGAACGTCACCTACGGCCTCGAGGAACAGGACATGGGCAAGGAAGAGCGCCGCTCGACCGCCCAGAAGTACATCGACATGATGGACCTCACGGGCTTCGAGGACAACTACCCGAAGGAGCTCTCCGGCGGGATGAAACAGCGCGTCGGGCTCGCGCGCACGCTCGCCTACGACCCGAAGATTCTGCTGATGGACGAGCCGTTCGGCGCGCTCGACCAGCCGCTGCGCGAGGACCTCCAGGACCAGCTCATCGACATCTGGGGCGACCTCAACAAGACCGTCATCTTCGTCACCCACGACGTCGAGGAGGCCGTCTACCTCTCGGACACCGTGATGGTGATGACTCGCCACCCCGGCACGAAGAAGACCGTCACCGAGGTCGACCTCGACCACTCGAAAACACGGGCGGACATCATCACGAGCGACGAGTTCAACGAGACGAAGAACCAGGTCTGGAAGTCGTTACGGGAGGAGACCCAACCGGAGGTGCAACCGTAG
- a CDS encoding 2-oxo acid dehydrogenase subunit E2, which produces MAEQTFELPDLGEGIAEGELVSWLVKVGETVEADQTIAEVETDKALVEVPSPYDGTVEEFHAEEGETVPVDSVIVTFDVEGAPDDEGAAEAETEAGGEDDVESAVEKVDDEAGDESDERVFASPSTRTLARELDVDLADVSGSGPGGRVTAADVRAYAESGGTPEPAEPAAAERGESTDEEPVVVESGDGSRDRTLAMPATRRLAREEGVDLNDVPASEERDGEAFVTPEDVRAYVESDGEAAAGSTASEAASGASSGERVPYSGIRKTIGEQMARSKYTAPHVAHHDEFDAADLVAVREELRGPAEAEGVNLTYLPFVVKAVTRALQEFPYLNASLDEDAEEIVLHDEYNIGIAVATDAGLMVPVVKHADQKSLVELAAEIDDLATRARNRELARSEMQGGTFTITNIGVIGGEFSAPIINHPEAAILAMGPVEKRPWVVDDEVVARETMRLSMSLDHRLVDGAEAAQFTNRVQELLGHPARLLL; this is translated from the coding sequence ATGGCCGAGCAGACGTTCGAGCTACCGGACCTCGGTGAGGGTATCGCTGAAGGCGAACTCGTCTCCTGGCTCGTCAAGGTCGGCGAGACGGTCGAAGCCGACCAGACGATCGCCGAAGTCGAGACCGACAAGGCGCTCGTGGAGGTGCCGTCCCCGTACGACGGCACCGTCGAAGAGTTCCACGCCGAGGAGGGCGAGACGGTGCCCGTCGACTCCGTCATCGTCACTTTCGACGTGGAGGGCGCACCGGACGACGAGGGAGCAGCCGAGGCCGAAACCGAAGCCGGAGGCGAGGACGACGTGGAGTCCGCCGTCGAGAAGGTCGACGACGAGGCGGGCGACGAATCGGACGAGCGCGTGTTCGCGTCGCCGAGCACGCGAACGCTCGCGCGCGAACTCGACGTCGACCTCGCGGACGTGTCGGGCAGCGGTCCCGGCGGCCGCGTCACGGCCGCCGACGTGCGCGCGTACGCCGAATCCGGCGGGACGCCCGAGCCCGCGGAGCCCGCCGCAGCAGAACGAGGGGAGTCGACGGACGAGGAGCCGGTCGTCGTGGAGAGCGGCGACGGGTCCCGCGACCGGACGCTCGCGATGCCCGCGACCCGCCGGCTCGCCCGCGAGGAGGGCGTCGACCTCAACGACGTGCCCGCGAGCGAGGAGCGCGACGGGGAGGCGTTCGTCACGCCCGAGGACGTCCGGGCGTACGTCGAATCCGACGGCGAGGCTGCCGCTGGCTCGACCGCGAGCGAGGCTGCGTCTGGGGCGTCGTCGGGCGAGCGCGTGCCGTACAGCGGCATTCGGAAGACCATCGGCGAGCAGATGGCGCGCTCGAAGTACACCGCGCCCCACGTCGCCCACCACGACGAGTTCGACGCCGCCGACCTCGTCGCCGTCCGCGAGGAGCTCCGCGGCCCGGCCGAGGCGGAGGGCGTGAACCTCACGTACCTGCCGTTCGTCGTGAAGGCGGTGACGCGCGCGCTCCAGGAGTTCCCGTACCTGAACGCCAGCCTCGACGAGGACGCCGAGGAGATCGTCCTCCACGACGAGTACAACATCGGCATCGCGGTGGCGACCGACGCGGGCCTCATGGTCCCGGTCGTGAAACACGCCGACCAGAAGAGCCTCGTCGAGCTCGCCGCGGAAATCGACGACCTCGCGACTCGCGCGCGAAACCGCGAGCTCGCCCGCTCGGAGATGCAGGGCGGGACGTTCACCATCACGAACATCGGCGTCATCGGCGGCGAGTTCTCCGCGCCCATCATCAACCACCCCGAGGCCGCGATCCTCGCGATGGGCCCCGTCGAGAAGCGCCCGTGGGTCGTCGACGACGAGGTCGTCGCCCGCGAGACGATGCGGCTGTCGATGTCCCTCGACCACCGGCTGGTCGACGGCGCGGAGGCCGCGCAGTTCACGAACCGCGTGCAGGAGCTGCTCGGGCACCCCGCGCGCCTGCTGCTGTAG